A DNA window from Enterobacter cloacae subsp. cloacae ATCC 13047 contains the following coding sequences:
- the prfA gene encoding peptide chain release factor 1, whose amino-acid sequence MKPSIVAKLEALHERHEEVQALLGDAGTIADQERFRALSREYAQLSDVSKCFTDWQQVQEDIETAQMMLDDPEMREMAQEELQDAKARSEEMEQQLQVLLLPKDPDDERNAFVEVRAGTGGDEAALFAGDLFRMYSRYAESRRWRVEIMSANEGEHGGFKEVIAKISGDGVYGRLKFESGGHRVQRVPATESQGRIHTSACTVAVMPELPEAELPDINPADLRIDTFRSSGAGGQHVNTTDSAIRITHLPTGIVVECQDERSQHKNKAKALSVLGARIHAAEMAKRQQAEASTRRNLLGSGDRSDRNRTYNFPQGRVTDHRINLTLYRLDEVMEGKLDMLIEPIVQEYQADQLAALSEQE is encoded by the coding sequence ATGAAGCCTTCTATCGTCGCTAAACTGGAAGCTCTGCACGAGCGCCATGAAGAAGTCCAGGCGCTGCTCGGCGATGCCGGGACCATTGCGGACCAGGAACGTTTTCGCGCACTGTCGCGTGAATATGCGCAGTTAAGTGATGTTTCAAAATGCTTTACCGACTGGCAACAGGTTCAGGAAGATATCGAAACCGCGCAGATGATGCTTGACGATCCTGAAATGCGCGAAATGGCGCAGGAAGAGCTGCAGGATGCCAAAGCGCGCTCAGAAGAGATGGAGCAACAGCTGCAGGTGCTTCTGCTGCCGAAAGATCCAGACGACGAGCGTAACGCGTTTGTGGAAGTCCGCGCCGGAACGGGCGGTGATGAGGCAGCACTGTTCGCCGGAGACCTGTTCCGCATGTACAGCCGTTACGCCGAATCGCGTCGCTGGCGCGTGGAGATCATGAGCGCCAACGAAGGCGAGCACGGCGGTTTTAAAGAGGTGATCGCCAAAATCAGCGGTGACGGCGTGTATGGCCGTCTCAAGTTTGAGTCCGGCGGCCATCGTGTGCAGCGTGTACCGGCGACCGAGTCGCAGGGCCGTATTCACACTTCAGCCTGCACGGTTGCGGTGATGCCAGAGCTGCCGGAAGCGGAACTGCCGGACATTAACCCGGCGGATCTGCGTATCGATACCTTCCGTTCTTCCGGGGCGGGTGGTCAGCACGTTAACACCACCGACTCCGCCATCCGTATTACCCACCTGCCAACCGGCATTGTGGTGGAGTGTCAGGACGAACGCTCTCAGCACAAAAACAAAGCCAAAGCGCTGTCCGTGCTGGGTGCGCGTATTCACGCGGCGGAAATGGCAAAACGTCAGCAGGCGGAAGCTTCTACCCGTCGTAACCTGCTGGGCAGCGGCGATCGTAGCGACCGTAACCGTACCTACAACTTCCCGCAGGGCCGCGTGACCGACCACCGCATCAACCTGACGTTATACCGTCTGGATGAGGTGATGGAAGGCAAGCTCGATATGCTGATTGAGCCTATCGTGCAGGAATACCAGGCCGACCAGCTGGCGGCATTGTCCGAGCAGGAATAA